From one Plectropomus leopardus isolate mb chromosome 8, YSFRI_Pleo_2.0, whole genome shotgun sequence genomic stretch:
- the birc7 gene encoding baculoviral IAP repeat-containing protein 7 encodes MTGTGQEEKGKPSCPRMMDDRSTTLHILEEPQMRRERERLRTFQYWPEDAPVTSADLAKAGFFFLGPGDKVQCFCCGGILRCWVHGDSPAAEHKRHFPTCSFILGRTVGNIPLQLGSSDSVDGQLLSQLQRMTMDDQGTAGQAVYPEMEAEDSRLTTYHNWPTEASVQPDVLARAGFFYTGHGDNVKCFYCDGGLRNWEPGDDPWQEHAKWFPRCEFLIQARGQEYISNIQDAHFHLGETVGGSQTSTGRDIGSRNDMVGGLGASSAMLSPVVQTVLQMGFEASLVESLVQTKYLLTGQHYTSVSDLVTDVLQAEQEDRQSGPQRREPETRQGSSAGNVRTQTPIREKVKDPSPEELLRQLQEERTCKVCMDKLVSIVFIPCGHLVVCGDCAASLRHCPICRAVIRGSVRAFMS; translated from the exons ATGACTGGCACAGGACAAGAAGAGAAAGGAAAACCTTCATGCCCCAGAATGATGGATGACAGGAGCACTACCCTGCACATCCTCGAGGAGCCTCAGATgagaagagaaagggagagactTCGAACTTTTCAGTACTGGCCAGAAGATGCACCTGTCACATCTGCAGATCTGGCCAAGGCGGGCTTCTTCTTCTTGGGCCCCGGAGATAAAGTCCAGTGTTTCTGCTGTGGAgggattttaagatgttggGTGCACGGGGACAGCCCGGCTGCCGAGCACAAGAGGCATTTCCCCACTTGCAGTTTCATACTGGGTCGAACTGTGGGAAATATTCCACTCCAACTTGGCTCCTCCGACTCTGTGGACGGCCAGCTGTTGAGTCAACTCCAGAGGATGACTATGGATGACCAGGGGACAGCTGGACAAGCGGTGTACCCAGAGATGGAGGCGGAGGATTCCCGGCTCACCACTTACCACAACTGGCCCACTGAGGCCTCAGTCCAACCAGATGTTCTCGCCAGAGCAGGATTTTTCTACACAG GTCACGGTGACAACGTCAAATGCTTCTACTGCGATGGCGGGCTGAGGAACTGGGAGCCAGGGGATGACCCCTGGCAGGAACATGCCAAGTGGTTTCCACG ATGCGAGTTTCTAATCCAGGCAAGAGGGCAGGAGTATATCAGCAACATACAGGATGCTCATTTCCATCTGGGTGAGACTGTG GGTGGATCACAGACCTCCACAGGCAGAGATATCGGCTCCAGAAACG ATATGGTCGGGGGTCTGGGAGCGTCCTCGGCCATGCTCTCTCCTGTGGTGCAGACTGTGCTGCAGATGGGCTTTGAGGCCAGCCTGGTGGAGAGTCTGGTCCAGACCAAGTACCTTCTGACAGGTCAGCACTACACCTCTGTATCTGACCTGGTCACTGACGTACTGCAGGCGGAGCAGGAGGACAGGCAGAGTGGGCCACAGAGGAGAG AGCCAGAGACGAGGCAGGGCTCCAGTGCTGGAAACGTGAGGACACAAACACCCATTAGAgagaaag TGAAGGATCCCAGCccagaggagctgctgaggcagctgcaggaggagaggaccTGCAAAGTGTGCATGGACAAACTGGTGTCCATCGTCTTCATCCCCTGTGGCCATTTGGTGGTGTGTGGCGATTGTGCTGCCAGCCTGCGTCATTGCCCCATCTGCAGAGCCGTCATTAGAGGCAGCGTTCGTGCTTTCATGTCCTGA
- the LOC121946857 gene encoding YTH domain-containing family protein 1-like isoform X1 produces MSATSIDPQRSKGQASKVQNGSLHQKETVHDNDFEPYLTGQSTQNNSYQSITDPYLSSYYAPSIGFPYPLSEAPWSTGGDPPIPYLTPYGPLSNGDHHFMPDTVFGQPGGLGSSIYPHRFNFFPENPAFSAWGTSGSQGQQTQSSAYGGSYSYPPSSLGGTLVPDGQTGFHSDTLNKAPGMNSLEQGMVGLKIGGDVTGQGSGVKAVGSVIGGPAVAATGNGATPIGMPPPKPTSWAAIASKPAKPQQLKAKVKPGMPNPGGALPPPPIKHNMNIGTWDKGPVTKVATAPLQQQQPLGLPHAMPPQAPMQQGPMQPPPPQSLVQPQMQQMALQPQPHHHQHHQPPPQPYQNHTQPPQPQTRWVAPRNRNQGYGQGGPGHDGSGVMGMVGGGNSGPQTSASQGPGGESHPVLDKLRASHSYNPKDFEWNLKNGRVFIIKSYSEDDIHRSIKYSIWCSTEHGNKRLDSAFRAMNNKGPVYLLFSVNGSGHFCGVAEMRSPVDYGTSAGVWAQDKWKGKFDVDWLFVKDVPNSQLRHIRLENNDNKPVTNSRDTQEVPLEKAKQVLKIIATYKHTTSIFDDFSHYEKRQEEEEEVRKTFEPSPIQNRSRLDQERQNRNKQ; encoded by the exons ATGTCTGCCACAAGCATTGACCCTCAG AGATCAAAGGGACAAGCATCTAAAG tGCAAAATGGTTCACTGCATCAGAAGGAGACTGTCCATGACAATGACTTTGAGCCATACCTCACTGGTCAATCAACTCAG AACAACAGCTACCAGTCCATCACCGACCCCTACCTGTCCAGCTACTACGCCCCCTCCATTGGATTTCCGTATCCCCTCAGTGAGGCTCCCTGGTCTACTGGTGGTGACCCCCCTATTCCATACCTCACCCCTTATGGACCCTTGAGTAACGGAGACCATCACTTCATGCCGGACACAGTGTTTGGCCAGCCGGGGGGCCTGGGAAGCAGCATCTACCCCCACAGGTTTAACTTTTTCCCTGAAAACCCTGCCTTCTCTGCTTGGGGCACAAGTGGCTCCCAGGGCCAGCAGACTCAAAGTTCAGCCTACGGTGGCAGCTACAGCTATCCTCCCAGCTCCCTGGGGGGCACCCTGGTGCCTGATGGTCAGACGGGCTTTCACAGTGACACCCTCAACAAAGCCCCCGGTATGAACAGCCTGGAGCAGGGAATGGTTGGCTTGAAGATCGGAGGGGACGTTACTGGCCAGGGCTCAGGAGTCAAGGCTGTGGGATCTGTGATTGGTGGACCTGCGGTGGCGGCCACAGGGAATGGAGCGACACCTATTGGAATGCCACCACCCAAACCCACCTCCTGGGCAGCCATCGCCAGCAAGCCGGCCAAGCCGCAGCAGCTGAAAGCCAAGGTGAAGCCAGGGATGCCCAATCCGGGGGGAGCGCTTCCCCCGCCACCCATCAAACACAACATGAACATCGGGACCTGGGACAAAGGCCCGGTGACTAAAGTAGCCACAGCTCcactgcagcaacagcagcctCTCGGCCTGCCTCATGCCATGCCACCTCAAGCCCCCATGCAGCAAGGACCCATGCAGCCCCCACCTCCCCAGTCTTTGGTGCAGCCCCAGATGCAGCAGATGGCCTTACAGCCCCAGCCCCACCATCACCAGCACCATCAGCCACCACCGCAGCCCTACCAAAACCACACCCAGCCCCCACAACCCCAGACCCGCTGGGTTGCCCCACGCAACCGTAACCAAGGCTACGGGCAGGGCGGTCCAGGCCATGATGGTAGTGGTGTGATGGGTATGGTTGGTGGTGGGAacagtggcccccaaacatcTGCCAGCCAGGGACCTGGTGGAGAGTCCCACCCAGTGCTGGACAAGCTGCGTGCCTCCCATAGCTACAACCCCAAGGACTTTGAATGGAACCTGAAGAACGGACGTGTTTTCATCATTAAGAGCTACTCTGAGGACGATATCCATCGCTCCATCAAGTACTCCATCTGGTGCAGCACGGAGCATGGCAACAAGCGGCTGGACTCAGCCTTCCGGGCCATGAATAATAAAGGGCCCGTGTACCTTCTGTTCAGTGTCAACGGCAGCGGTCATTTCTGCGGCGTGGCAGAGATGCGTTCACCAGTGGACTATGGCACCAGCGCTGGTGTTTGGGCACAGGACAAGTGGAAGGGCAAGTTTGACGTGGACTGGTTGTTTGTTAAGGACGTGCCTAACAGCCAGCTGCGCCACATCCGCCTGGAGAACAACGACAACAAGCCAGTGACCAACTCCCGTGACACCCAAGAGGTTCCTCTGGAGAAGGCCAAGCAGGTGCTCAAGATCATCGCCACCTACAAACACACCACCTCCATCTTTGATGACTTCTCTCATTACGAGAAGaggcaggaggaagaggaggaggtgcgCAAG ACTTTTGAACCTTCTCCGATACAGAACCGCTCTCGGTTGGATCAG GAGCGCCAAAACAGGAATAAACAATAG
- the LOC121946857 gene encoding YTH domain-containing family protein 1-like isoform X2 has protein sequence MSATSIDPQRSKGQASKVQNGSLHQKETVHDNDFEPYLTGQSTQNNSYQSITDPYLSSYYAPSIGFPYPLSEAPWSTGGDPPIPYLTPYGPLSNGDHHFMPDTVFGQPGGLGSSIYPHRFNFFPENPAFSAWGTSGSQGQQTQSSAYGGSYSYPPSSLGGTLVPDGQTGFHSDTLNKAPGMNSLEQGMVGLKIGGDVTGQGSGVKAVGSVIGGPAVAATGNGATPIGMPPPKPTSWAAIASKPAKPQQLKAKVKPGMPNPGGALPPPPIKHNMNIGTWDKGPVTKVATAPLQQQQPLGLPHAMPPQAPMQQGPMQPPPPQSLVQPQMQQMALQPQPHHHQHHQPPPQPYQNHTQPPQPQTRWVAPRNRNQGYGQGGPGHDGSGVMGMVGGGNSGPQTSASQGPGGESHPVLDKLRASHSYNPKDFEWNLKNGRVFIIKSYSEDDIHRSIKYSIWCSTEHGNKRLDSAFRAMNNKGPVYLLFSVNGSGHFCGVAEMRSPVDYGTSAGVWAQDKWKGKFDVDWLFVKDVPNSQLRHIRLENNDNKPVTNSRDTQEVPLEKAKQVLKIIATYKHTTSIFDDFSHYEKRQEEEEETFEPSPIQNRSRLDQERQNRNKQ, from the exons ATGTCTGCCACAAGCATTGACCCTCAG AGATCAAAGGGACAAGCATCTAAAG tGCAAAATGGTTCACTGCATCAGAAGGAGACTGTCCATGACAATGACTTTGAGCCATACCTCACTGGTCAATCAACTCAG AACAACAGCTACCAGTCCATCACCGACCCCTACCTGTCCAGCTACTACGCCCCCTCCATTGGATTTCCGTATCCCCTCAGTGAGGCTCCCTGGTCTACTGGTGGTGACCCCCCTATTCCATACCTCACCCCTTATGGACCCTTGAGTAACGGAGACCATCACTTCATGCCGGACACAGTGTTTGGCCAGCCGGGGGGCCTGGGAAGCAGCATCTACCCCCACAGGTTTAACTTTTTCCCTGAAAACCCTGCCTTCTCTGCTTGGGGCACAAGTGGCTCCCAGGGCCAGCAGACTCAAAGTTCAGCCTACGGTGGCAGCTACAGCTATCCTCCCAGCTCCCTGGGGGGCACCCTGGTGCCTGATGGTCAGACGGGCTTTCACAGTGACACCCTCAACAAAGCCCCCGGTATGAACAGCCTGGAGCAGGGAATGGTTGGCTTGAAGATCGGAGGGGACGTTACTGGCCAGGGCTCAGGAGTCAAGGCTGTGGGATCTGTGATTGGTGGACCTGCGGTGGCGGCCACAGGGAATGGAGCGACACCTATTGGAATGCCACCACCCAAACCCACCTCCTGGGCAGCCATCGCCAGCAAGCCGGCCAAGCCGCAGCAGCTGAAAGCCAAGGTGAAGCCAGGGATGCCCAATCCGGGGGGAGCGCTTCCCCCGCCACCCATCAAACACAACATGAACATCGGGACCTGGGACAAAGGCCCGGTGACTAAAGTAGCCACAGCTCcactgcagcaacagcagcctCTCGGCCTGCCTCATGCCATGCCACCTCAAGCCCCCATGCAGCAAGGACCCATGCAGCCCCCACCTCCCCAGTCTTTGGTGCAGCCCCAGATGCAGCAGATGGCCTTACAGCCCCAGCCCCACCATCACCAGCACCATCAGCCACCACCGCAGCCCTACCAAAACCACACCCAGCCCCCACAACCCCAGACCCGCTGGGTTGCCCCACGCAACCGTAACCAAGGCTACGGGCAGGGCGGTCCAGGCCATGATGGTAGTGGTGTGATGGGTATGGTTGGTGGTGGGAacagtggcccccaaacatcTGCCAGCCAGGGACCTGGTGGAGAGTCCCACCCAGTGCTGGACAAGCTGCGTGCCTCCCATAGCTACAACCCCAAGGACTTTGAATGGAACCTGAAGAACGGACGTGTTTTCATCATTAAGAGCTACTCTGAGGACGATATCCATCGCTCCATCAAGTACTCCATCTGGTGCAGCACGGAGCATGGCAACAAGCGGCTGGACTCAGCCTTCCGGGCCATGAATAATAAAGGGCCCGTGTACCTTCTGTTCAGTGTCAACGGCAGCGGTCATTTCTGCGGCGTGGCAGAGATGCGTTCACCAGTGGACTATGGCACCAGCGCTGGTGTTTGGGCACAGGACAAGTGGAAGGGCAAGTTTGACGTGGACTGGTTGTTTGTTAAGGACGTGCCTAACAGCCAGCTGCGCCACATCCGCCTGGAGAACAACGACAACAAGCCAGTGACCAACTCCCGTGACACCCAAGAGGTTCCTCTGGAGAAGGCCAAGCAGGTGCTCAAGATCATCGCCACCTACAAACACACCACCTCCATCTTTGATGACTTCTCTCATTACGAGAAGaggcaggaggaagaggaggag ACTTTTGAACCTTCTCCGATACAGAACCGCTCTCGGTTGGATCAG GAGCGCCAAAACAGGAATAAACAATAG